tatatatatatatatatttatatatatatatataaatatatatagatatatatatatacatatatatatatatatacatgtatatatatatatacatatatatatatatatatatatatatatatatatatatatatatatatatatatatatgtatatgtatatgtatatagatatatatatatatatatatatatatatatatattataatattttatatattatttaatatatatatttatatatatatatatgtaaatatatatatatataatattaataataataataataataataataataataataataataataataataataataattaatcgGTAATGAACATGGATgtgtttttaatgaataaagCTTAAATGTTAcccttaaaacatttttagggTGTTTTACAATGTCTTATTTCAGCATCTTAGAATTATGGTATGCTTCAGgagtattttttaatgattgagCTTCAAAACTAAGCTAAAAACATATATCATGTCAGTACCGATAGAAACCACAcgcaaaaacttttgatattgtttggttaattaaaattttattgttatttttacattGTTTCCACTAACTATGGCTGaaagtttgaatatatatatatatatgtatatatatatatatatatatatatatatatatatatatatatatatatttatatatatatttatatatttatactaatatatatatatatatattagtattagtattagtattagttTCTGCTGTGACTGGTATTGCTACCAGTGAGTGTGATTTTATACACACTTTGACAGCTGAGTCTCGTGATGGTTTGACTCCCATCGATCAAGTCTTgctttaaatgaatttattgaAGTAGCTTTGACAACAGTTTCTGGCAGTGCATTCCAGTAATTTGCAGCTCGATTAAGATTTAAAGGAATAATTTTctgtaaattcaattttatcgtaaccattgaaaattttatacagTTGTATTATGTCCCCTCGTTGTCTTCTTTTAACAAGTGAGGGCATTCTAAGACAAGCTAGTCGATCTTCATAGCATAATTTACTGATTTGAGGTATTAATTTAGTGGCACGACGTtgtactttttctaaaatgacAATATCTTGTTTTTGATAAGGAGCCCATACGGGTACAGCAAACTCAAGAAGTGGTCGGATGAAAGAAAGATAAAGAGATTTTAGCAGTTCTGTATCAAATTGAACaaacgatttttttataatgcccAGCATGCGATTTGTTTTGCTTGCACTCGATAATACCTGATTTTTCCATTTCAAGTTATCTGAAAAAATCACTCCTAGGTCTCTTTCAGAATCCGATGTATTGAGtttacaactatttatataaaatggatattgtttatttttaaagccaTAGTGCATAACTAAAcacttttcaatattaaaattaagtaaccAGTCTTGTGTCCAAGCATATGCAGAGTTCAAATCGCATTGTAGTTTATTATGTAACTCATCAGAAGAACTAATTGACATGATTTTGGTGTCATCAGCATAcaattttgaagtattttttagaGACTCAGGAAGATCATTTATATAGAGTATAAACAGTAGTGGACCCAATACTTAGCCTTGAGGAACTACACTGTACACCTCGGCCCAAGTTGAAACATAATCTCCCATAACGACTCTCTGCCTTCTATTAGAGAGGAAAGCTTGAAACCAATTAAGTGCCAGGCCACTAATACCATATGCTTTAAGTTTCGAGATGAGCCTTTGATGTGAaacagtatcaaatgcttttgcaaaatCAAGCAAAACTACATCAACAGGAATTCCTTGATCAATGTTTCTTGTAATATAATCTAGAGTTTCAAGTAAATTGGTCGTGCATGACCTGTTTTTAACAAACCCGTGCTGTTCATTagctataatattatttttgtgaaGATATTTTtccaacttgttttttattattctttgaagtattttaaaactaatacaaGGATGtgatataggtctataattCCCAGAATCAGTTTTGTCACCTTTTTTTAACTAGTGCAGTTATATTTGCTGAACTAACTTGATTTGGTAGTTGACTTTTTTCTATTGACTCCATAAAAATTAGTGTTAGAGGAAGAGCAAAAGCAGTAGCacagttttttaagataaatggATATAATTTGTCAACTCCAAATGCTTTGTTTTGATCAAGATTTTTAAGCCTTTCAAGAACATCATCATAATGAATATCTTCAGGAATCAAGTTAAAGGTGGTatcatttattcttgttttaaaaaatggaatgcaatttttactttcttttacaaaaatattttggaagtTTATATTCAGTagatcagcaatttttttaggATCGTGAGTTATTTCACCACTTGGTTGCCTCAGAGCTTTTATAGAGTCTTTTACATATTGTTGAGAAttcatatatctatataataattttggGTTCTTTTTAGCTTTATCAACAATCATTAACTCATACTTTCGTCTTGCTATGGAAATTTCAGTTGAAACTCTTTTTGACAATAGTTTATAATTACTACGAAGATTTGAGTTTTTGCATTTACTTGAACAATTTATGTATGTTAAATTCTGCTTTTTTCTAATTAGTGAGATTAGGTCTTTGTTTAGCCACATTTTCCTAGATGATGAATTTACAAATGAGATATTTATAGGTACATATAAGTTACATGCTTCTTcagtataataaattaactcATCATACATTTCTTGAACACTTTTGGTATGAAAACACTGAAGCCAATCAACATTTGTAAGGAAATCTCCAATACTATTATAATCAGCTTTtctatatacaaatttattttcctCTGTATTTACATTCtttgatttacttttaaaagtaaaatcaaaaCATAGTATCAAATGACCTCTGGTTATGTTtcctaaaacaaattttctattgATGGCACTTATATTTGCTGACTGAGTGGTgaatattaaatctaaaatgtttatggcagatttatttgttgtttgatATGTTGGTAAATTTACATGCTGATATAAGTAATTGTCATTTATTATTCGATAGAAATCATGCTCAATGCCTGATGGTCTTTTAATAGAGTTTATAGATCCATTGGACCAACTTATATCAGGAAAATTAAAATCTCCAACTATAATTAgatctttaaaatcttttaggtCAACATATTCTCTtgcagttttaaatatattttcaatatccGTCATATCCATGAAATCACAAGGTCTATAAATGCATCCAAAGAGATATTTATCATGGCCAAATTGGACAACAGCCCAGACATGCTCTATTTGACTCAATGTAAATGCATTGTCATTAAGTTCATATGAAACTATTTTGGaatcaatataaatacatacacctCCACCACGACGACCATCACATctgtcttttttatataaacaataaccaTCCAAATTGCAGAGAGAAGTAGGTTTGAACCATGTTTCAGTAATGCTAATAATTGTAGGATTGTAAGTTGCAACTACTAGTTTAAACTCATCAAATTTGTTGTCAAGAGATGTGGCATTTAGGTacatgcaatttattttttcaatattactcaTAGATAACAGACGATTAGCCTTACTGCCTAAATTCGAttggtttctttttaaatttttggatcTGATTTCCACGGATACCTTACCAAAAGGGGTCCGTCTCCTTAAGGgcattaataagtttatttcGTTCTGTTCTGAGTATGAAATCCTGTTGACGTTCAGCATCTGTTAAATCTGGAGAtatgtagatatttttaaaacttggaagcaattttaattttttggatgaAATTAGTATATTGTTTCGTAGATTGGAATCAGCCAAGTTAACCAACAACGGACCTGGCTTGTCGGAAATTTTACTTCTTAATCGtctcacattttcaaaaattatgtcTTGAACTCAAATTTCTGTAAATATTTCCAACACTTTCGCTTTAATTTTAACTACTTTATCGTCTAAAGAAACTTTATCAGACTCTGACActccataaaaaataatattagctCTCTTTTTACGtacatttaattcatttatagtAGAATTTGCTATTATAAGTTGATTGTTTGGTTTCTTAACTGGTTTCCCTGATTTTTGAACTTGAATCCAATCATTTGTGCTTGATTGTTTGACTAAAGAACAAGTTTGCGCAATGTCAAATTtcaattgatttattaattCTACATTAACTACTTTTTCTGACTCTAAAAGTTGCAAGCgctcatatttttgtttttcgttcttctctatattatttattctatCAGAAAGTGATAACAGAAACTGTGAAATTTTGCCACACCACTCATGCAATGTTTTCGAGGTTGCCGAATGGTTTCCTTGACCAAAGGCTGGCCAATTTTCTTCTGCCAAAAACTGACAGTCCATTATTTGATGTAGGAAGGCTACCACTCTTTacagtggattacctcctgGTCGAGAAttatttgtatttcttattacacagggacttaCTAaacagggactaaaaagttacagtatgtgtttttttccgtatatatataaatttaatcatCCATACTACTCAAAATCAtccaaataata
This portion of the Hydra vulgaris chromosome 13, alternate assembly HydraT2T_AEP genome encodes:
- the LOC136089959 gene encoding uncharacterized protein LOC136089959 produces the protein MSNIEKINCMYLNATSLDNKFDEFKLVVATYNPTIISITETWFKPTSLCNLDGYCLYKKDRCDGRRGGGVCIYIDSKIVSYELNDNAFTLSQIEHVWAVVQFGHDKYLFGCIYRPCDFMDMTDIENIFKTAREYVDLKDFKDLIIVGDFNFPDISWSNGSINSIKRPSGIEHDFYRIINDNYLYQHVNLPTYQTTNKSAINILDLIFTTQSANISAINRKFVLGNITRGHLILCFDFTFKSKSKNVNTEENKFVYRKADYNSIGDFLTNVDWLQCFHTKSVQEMYDELIYYTEEACNLYVPINISFVNSSSRKMWLNKDLISLIRKKQNLTYINCSSKCKNSNLRSNYKLLSKRVSTEISIARRKYELMIVDKAKKNPKLLYRYMNSQQYVKDSIKALRQPSGEITHDPKKIADLLNINFQNIFVKESKNCIPFFKTRINDTTFNLIPEDIHYDDVLERLKNLDQNKAFGVDKLYPFILKNCATAFALPLTLIFMESIEKSQLPNQVSSANITALVKKRIIKNKLEKYLHKNNIIANEQHGFVKNRSCTTNLLETLDYITRNIDQGIPVDVVLLDFAKAFDTVSHQRLISKLKAYGISGLALNWFQAFLSNRRQRVVMGDYVSTWAEVYSVVPQG